CCTTGGTGGAGTTGAGCACGTAGCTGCCCTTCTGCAGCACCCCGCTGTACATGCGGATGAAGGTCAGCTTGCCGTAGGGGTCGGCCATGACCTTGAAGGCCAGGGCACTGAAGGGAGCGCTGTCGTCGCAGGCGCGGGTGGCTTCGCTGCCGTCGGCCAGGAGGCCATGGATCGGCGGCACATCAACGGGGGCGGGCAGGTAGTCGACCACCGCATCGAGCACCAGCTGGACGCCCTTGTTCTTGAAGGCGGAGCCGCAGAGGATCGGCACCATGCCGTGTTGCAGCACCCCAAGGCGGATGCCACGCATCAGCTGCTCCTGGTTGAGCTCACCGTTCTCGAGGAAGGCTTCGATCAGCTCTTCGTCGGTTTCGGCCACCGACTCCATCAGCTTCTGGCGCCACTCGGCCGCCTCGTCCTTCATGTCGGCAGGAATCTCCTCTTCGAGGATGTCGGTGCCGAGATCATTGGTGTAGATGATCGCCTTGTTTCGCACCAGATCGATGATGCCTTTGAGGTCACCCTCGGCACCGATCGGCAGCTGGATCGGCACGGCGTTGGCCTTGAGGCGATCCTTGATCTGGTCGTAGACCTTGAGGAAGTTGGCGCCGGTCCGGTCCATCTTGTTGACGAACACGATCCGGGGCACGTTGTAGCGATCCGCCTGACGCCAGACGGTTTCCGACTGGGGCTGCACGCCACCGACGGCACAGAACACCGCGACGACACCGTCGAGCACCCGCATCGAGCGTTCCACCTCGATGGTGAAATCGACGTGGCCAGGGGTGTCGATGATGTTGATCCGGTTGTCCTTCCAGCTGGTGGAGATGGCGGCGGCGGTGATGGTGATCCCCCGCTCCCGCTCCTGCTCCATCCAGTCGGTGACGGCGGCGCCATCGTGCACCTCGCCCATCTTGTGGACCACGCCGGAATAAAACAGAATCCGTTCGGTCGTGGTGGTCTTGCCCGCGTCGATGTGAGCGGCGATACCGATATTTCTGACGCGTTCCAGGGGGTAGGCGCGGGCCACGGGAAAGTTCTCCGGGGGTGGGTCGACGAAAAGCGGGCGTAACTTTACAGAACGACGTTGGTTCGATCTGCAGGGACCGGATCAGCCCAGGGATCCGGCCCCTAGGGGCGGCTCAGTAGCGGTAGTGGGCGAAGGCCTTGTTGGCTTCGGCCATCTTGTGGGTCTCCTCCCGCTTGCGGACGGCACTGCCGGCCTCATTGGCCGCATCCATCAGCTCACCGGCCAGCTTCTGGGCCATGCTCCGGCCGTTGCGGGCCCGGGAGAAGTTGACCAGCCAGCGCAGCGCCATGGCGGTGCCCCGCTCCTGACGCACTTCCATCGGCACCTGGTAGGTGGCGCCCCCAACCCGGCGAGCGCGCACTTCCACCAGGGGCGTGGCGTTGCGGACCGCCGTTTCGAACAGGTCGAGCGGATCGGCGCCGGTGCGCTCGTTGATCAGGGTGAAGGCATCCGACAGGATGCGCTGGGCCGTGGACTTCTTGCCGTGCTTCATCAGCCGGGCCACGATCATCGAGGCCAGGCGGCTGTTGAACTGGGGGTCCGGGAGAACCGGGCGCTTCTCGGCGGCGTTGCGGCGGGACATGGAACGGGGGGAGAAAAAGCGGGAGAGGGCTGGTCCGGCCGCGAAGAGCCGGGGTAACAAAGGCTCAGGCCTTCGGTGTCTTGGCGCCGTACTTGGAGCGGGACTGCCGCCGATCCTTGACCCCGGAGGTGTCGAGGGTGCCGCGGATGATGTGGTAGCGGACACCGGGCAGGTCCTTGACGCGGCCGCCGCGGATCAGAACCACCGAGTGCTCCTGAAGGTTGTGGCCGATGCCGGGGATGTAGGCCGTCACCTCGAACCCGGAGGTGAGGCGCACACGGGCCACCTTGCGCAGCGCCGAGTTGGGCTTCTTCGGGGTGGAGGTGTACACCCGGGTGCAGACGCCACGCCGCTCAGGGCAGGCGCGCAGGGCGGGCGACTTCGTCTTGCGGGTGAGACGCTGCCGCTCGGTGCGGATCAGCTGCTGAATAGTGGGCATCGAAGGCCGGGGTGCTGCTCGGTGTGGACGGGTCGGTTGTCCGACCGTTTCGACAATCCGACACCTTACTTCGTCGCCGTCCCCCTCAGGTCTCGCGACTGAAGGCGGCCCCGCAGGCACAGCTGCGCACGCCCGGCCCGGGACGCACCAGAAACCCGCCGCCGCTGAGGTCGCCCCGATAGTCGAGCTGCAGGCCCTGCAGCAGCGGCAGTTGCCCAGCCGGGGAATAGAGGGTGATGCCGTCGGCCCGGGCGACGGGGGTGCCGGCCAGGTGACCGGGGCGCAGCCGGATCGCCCAGGCCTCGCAGGCGCCCTCCAGCAGCTCCAGGTGCATCAGCCCCGGGGTGCCCGCCACGGCCGCCTGGCGGCACAGCTCGGCGGCGGCGGCGGGGGTGAGGCGAAGGCTGTGGCCCCGGGGCACGGTGCAGTGGCGGATCGCATCAGTTTGCCAGCCGCTGGCTGGTGGGGCCCAGGCCGGTGGTCGCCGCGCCGCCCCCGACCGGCACCAGCCCCAGGCCGTTGTGAACCGAGCCGGCCACACCCCGGCCCTTGACCCGGTGGCTGCCGCCCATCACCAGGCCGGTGGAACTGCCGCCATCGAGGTTGAGGGCATCGACCAGGCCCAGTTGCTGCAGCAGCCAGGCGGTTTCGGCAAGGGTGGGCCCGGGGCCACCCCCGGCGCCTTCCAGGGTCACCAGCCACAACAGGGTGCCATCGCTGCCCACCACCGTGCGGGGGGCCCCTTGCCGCAGGAAGGCGTCCCCGAATCCTTCAGCGCTGCCGTTGAGCACGATGCGGCCGTTCTGCAGCAGCAACGGCCCTCCACCCATCACGGAGCCGGCGTTGCCCACCGGGTCGCTGGGGCGGCTCTCCAGGCGTAACGACTCCCCCTCATTCCAGGGCAGGACGGCCCCGGCGCGGGCCACCACCAGGGTGTCCCCCGGCCGCAGCGGCACCCCCGCCGCCAGCTCCTGGCTGCCGATCCGCCGCTGCACGCGGCCACCGCTCAGCATCACGCCCATTTCCGAGCCGGTCAGGGCCTGGTAGAGCCGGCCCCAGTCGGCGGTGTAGCGGCTCAGGCCCCGCTGGGCATAACCGCTGTTGACGGTCAGCAGCGGCCAGCGCTGGCCACGGTCATCGCTGATCCATTCGTCCAGCCGCAGGCGCCCGAAGCGGGGCAGGCTGCGGGGATCCCAGCCCACGGCGCCGCGGTTGAGGATCGGCCCGGACAGCCAGCGGCCCTGGTCCCGCAGGGCGCCGAGCGGCAGGCGGCGCACCCGGTTGAAGAAGCCGCCGTTGATCGCCACCAGGGCGTCCTGGCGCTGGGCCAGGGCCGCCAGGGAGCTCAGGCCTGCCATGCCATCGGGCCGGCTGAGGGTCCGCAGTTCCAGCGGCCCGTTGCGTGGATCGACCCTGACGGCATTGATCTGGACCCTGGTCCCCCCCACGGCGCGCACCTGCTGGTCCCAGCGCAGCTGGGGCCCCAGCAGCGCCAGCAGCCGCGGATCGATCGGCGCCGGAGCCGTCGGTGGCGTCGCTGCCGTGCCGGTGGTGCCGCTCAGGGGCAGGTCGATGACCACCCGGGCGGGCTCCCCCAGGGTGAACAGACGCAGGGGGGCGGTGCCGCCCGGGACGCTCAGGTTCAGGTCCGCTCCATCGGCACCGCTGCGCAGGCCCCGGGCGGTGAGCTGGGCCAACTGGTCGGCCCGGCTGAGCAGGGCCAGCTGGACGCCGCCGTCGCTGCTGCTGCGTACCAGGGTGGGGCCATCAAGGTCGAGGACCACCCGCCGGAAGCCGGCTTGCTCGGAGCTGCGCACCTGGAGCAGGCGGGGAGGCGGCAGGCGCAGATCCAGCAGGTCGCCGCGGCGCTCCGCCGCCACGCCGACGTTCTGAAGGATCACCGCCACGTCGACGGCCACCTCATCCGCCAGCGAGCGCTGCTGGCTGGCGGGCACCACCAGCTCCCGCCCGAACCATTCCAGCGCCAAAGCGCCATCGGGCCTGGACCGGCTGCTGAAGCCCAGCTGGCCTTCCAGCACTTCCAGGGGCAGCCACAGCGCCTGGGGCTGGCGTGGATCCTGCCCCCCCCAACGCCAGGCAGCCTGCTGACGGCGGCCATTGAGCTCGAGCCGGGTGCCGCCGATCTCCGCCGAGGGGGCCAGCCGCACCGGCTCCGGCCGGCGGCGCGACGGGGGATCCAGCTCCGGCAGGGCCGGCAGCATCGGCGGGGGGGCGGCTTCGGTGACCCGCGGGCCTCCGATCAGGGCCAGCAGGACCAGGGTGATCGGAAGGGTCCTGGCCATGGATTGGGGTCCTGCCGCTGCATCGAAAAAGTTAGTCCCGCTGCTTTGGGGCAGCGGCGGCTGCCTAGGATCGGCGGCTCGCCCTGTCGTCGCGGACACGGCTGCTGCACGGGTGACACGGCAGCTCCCCGGCTGGTCCTTCCTGCCGGCCTCTTTAGGCTTGTTGCTTTCAAGCCATCTCCAGCTCCGTTTCAGCAGCACCAACCCGGCCTATGTCCTCCTCCGCTCCGCTCTGGCCCCATCGCGACAGCTCGTCCCCAGGCCCTGGAGAAACGGACGCGTGTGGTGTGGGCTTCCTGGCCCACCTTGATGGGGTACCCAACCACTGGGTGCTGCAGCAGGCCCTGCGCGGCCTGCGTTGCATGGAGCACCGCGGCGGCTGCGGCGGGGATGGCGATTCCGGCGACGGGGCCGGTCTGCTCACCGCGATCCCCTGGAGCTATCTGGAGGCTGTCTGGCCGGCGGCCGCCGCCTCCACGGCCATGGTGCGGGGACTGGGGATGCTGTTCCTGCCCGCCGACGAAGAACGGCGCGACCAGGCCCGGCGGATCTGCGACGAAGAGGCCGAGCGCCTCGGGCTGCTGAGCCTGGGCTGGCGGGAGGTCCCCATCGTCCCCGAGGTGCTCGGGCCCCTGGCCCGGGAGAACGCCCCGGCCATCGAGCAGTGGCTGCTGGCGGCCCCCGATGCCGTGCCCGGCGTCATGGCTGATGTGGACGCCCTCGAATCACTGCTGTTCCGCCTGCGGCGCCGCGCCGTCGATCGGGTGCGGGAGGTGTGGGGCGCCGACACCACCGACCTCTATTTCGCCTCGATCAGCGGCCGCACCGTCGTTTACAAGGGCATGGTGCGTTCGGAGGTGCTCGATGCCTTCTACGCCGACCTGCGGGACGAACGCTTCAGCGTCGCCTTCGCGGTTTACCACCGCCGCTTCAGCACCAACACCCTGCCCCGCTGGCCCCTGGCCCAGCCGATGCGCCTGCTGGGCCACAACGGCGAGATCAACACGCTGCTGGGCAACATCAACTGGGCCAGGGCGGCTGAATCCCATCTCGAGGCCGTCTGGGGCGATGCCGCCCGGGACCTGCGGCCCCTGGTCAACGCCGCCTTCAGTGATTCGGCCAACCTCGATGCCACCCTTGAACTGATGGTGCGCAGCGGTCGGCCGATCACCGACAGCCTGCTCACCCTGGTGCCGGAGGCCTTCCGCGACCAGCCCGAGCTCGACGAGCGGCCGGCGATCAAGGCGTTCTACGAATACAGCGCCTGCCTGCAGGAGCCCTGGGACGGCCCCGCCCTGCTGGTGTTCAGCGACGGCCGCATGGTCGGGGCCACCCTCGATCGCAATGGCCTGCGTCCCGCCCGCTACTGCATCACCAGCGACGGCTACGTGGTGATGGGCTCGGAGACGGGCGTGGTGGAGCTGGAGGAATCCCGCATCATCGAGAAAGGGCGCCTCGGCCCCGGCCAGATGCTGGCGGTGGATCTGGAGCAGCACCGGCTGCTGCGCAACTGGGATGTGAAAGAGGAGACCGCGGCGCGGCTGCCCTACGCCGGCTGGCTGCTCGACCATCGCCGCAGCCTTCCCCCCGGCGCCTGGCAGACGCAGAACTCCCTGGGCGACCTGGAGCTGTTGCAGCAGCAGACCGCCTTCGGCTTCACGGCCGAGGACCTGGATCTGGTGATTGAAGACATGGCGGGCCAGGGCAAGGAACCCACCTATTGCATGGGGGATGACATCCCCCTGGCGGTGCTCTCCTCCAAGCCCCACCTCCTCTACGACTACTTCAAGCAGCGCTTCGCCCAGGTCACCAACCCCCCCATCGACCCGCTGCGCGAGAAGCTGGTCATGAGCCTGGAGATGCACCTGGGCCGGCGCGGTTCGGCCCTGCGCCCCGATGCCTCCGGCGCCGCGGTGCTGCACCTCACGTCCCCGGTGCTCAACGAGGCCGAACTGCACGAACTCGGCTCCTTTGGCCTCGGGCTCACCACCCTCTCCACGCTCCTGCCGGTGGCCAGCGGCCCCGACGGACTGGAGCAGGCCCTGCACCGTCTCTGCTTCGAGGCGGAAGCGGCCGTGCGCAGCGGCATCCAGATCCTGGTCCTTTCCGACCGCCCAGACGGCGGTATCAGCGCCGGCACCACGGCCATTCCTCCCCTGCTGGGGGTTGGCGCCGTGCACCACCACCTGCTGCGGCTCGGCCTGCGCCTGCAGTGTTCCCTGGTGGTGGACACCGCCCAGTGCTGGAGCACCCACCACCTGGCCTGCCTGATCGGCTATGGCGCCAGTGCCGTCTGCCCGTGGCTCACCTGGGAGACCACCCGCCACTGGCTGGCCCACCCCCGCACCCAGTCGATGATCGAGCGGGGCAAACTGCCTCCCCTCGACGCCGACAAGGCCCAGGCCAACGTGCGCAAGGCCCTCGAGGAGGGCTTGCGCAAGATCCTCTCCAAGATCGGCATCTCCCTGCTCGCCAGCTACCACGGCGCCCAGATCTTCGAGGCCATCGGCATCGGCGCCGATCTGATCGATCTGGCCTTCACCGGCACCACCAGCCGGGTGGCCGGCCTCAGCCTGCACGACCTGGCCAGCGAGACCCTGGCCTTCCATGCCAAGGCCTACCCGGAGCTGAACCGCACCAAGCTGGAGTTCATGGGCTTTGTGCAGTACCGCACCGGTGGGGAGTTCCACCTCAACAACCCGGACATGTCCAAGGCCCTGCACGCCGCCGTGGCGGCGGGCCCCGGCTACGACCATTTCTCCACCTACCGCACCCTGCTGGAAAACCGGCCGGTGACGGCCCTGCGCGACCTGCTCGAACTCAGGCCGGCTCCGGTGCCCTTGCCGATCGAGCAGGTGGAGAGTGTCGAGAGCATCTGCAGCCGCTTCTGCACCGGCGGCATGAGCCTGGGGGCCCTCTCCCGCGAGGCCCACGAGGTGCTGGCGGTGGCGATGAACCGCATCGGCGGCAAGAGCAACTGCGGTGAAGGCGGCGAGGATCCGGCCCGCTACCACCCCCTTCACGATGTCGACGGTGAGGGCCATTCCCCCACCCTCCCCACCTTGCGCGGGCTGCAGAACGGCGACAGCGCCTGCTCCGCCATCAAGCAGATCGCCTCGGGGCGTTTCGGCGTCACCCCGGCCTACCTGCGCAGCGGCCGCCAGCTGGAGATCAAGGTGGCCCAGGGCGCCAAACCCGGCGAGGGCGGCCAGCTGCCTGGCCCCAAGGTGGACGCCTACATCGCCTGGCTGCGCAACAGCAAGCCCGGCGTGGCGCTGATCTCACCGCCGCCGCACCACGACATCTATTCGATCGAGGATCTGGCCCAGCTGATCCACGACCTGCACCAGGTGAATCCTGCCGCCCGGGTCTCGGTGAAGCTGGTGGCCGAGATCGGCATCGGCACGATCGCCGCCGGTGTGGCCAAGGCCAACGCCGATGTGATCCAGATCTCCGGCCACGATGGTGGCACTGGAGCCTCGCCGCTGAGTTCGATCAAGCACGCCGGCAGTCCCTGGGAGCTGGGGCTCACCGAGGTGCACCGCAGCCTGCTGGAGAACGGCCTGCGGGACCGGGTGCTGCTGCGGGCCGATGGGGGCCTCAAGAGCGGCTGGGACGTGCTGATCGCCGCCCTGCTGGGGGCTGAGGAGTACGGCTTCGGCTCGGTCGCCATGATCGCCGAGGGCTGCATCATGGCCCGCGTCTGCCACACCAACAACTGCCCGGTGGGGGTCGCCACCCAGAAGGAAGCCCTGCGCAAGCGCTTCACCGGTCTGCCGGAGCACGTCGTCAATTTCTTCGTCTTCGTGGCCGAGGAGGTACGCCAGCTGCTCAGCGTGCTCGGCGTGGCCCGCCTCGAGGATCTGATCGGCCGCACCGATCTGCTGGCGCACCGCGCCGTACGCCTCACCAAAACCAGCGCCCTGGATCTGTCCTGCCTGCTCGATCCGATTCCTGCGGCCGCCGACCGCGTCTGGCTGCGCCACGACGACGTCGCCCACGACAACGGCCCGGTGCTTGAGGACGCCTTGCTCGCCGATCCGGAGGTGCGCGCGGCGATCGATGCCCACGGCCATGTGGTGCGCCAGCTGCCGATCGTCAACACCGACCGCAGCGTGGGCGCCCGCCTGAGCGGCGAGATTGCTGCCCTGTACGGCAACACCGGCTTCCAGGGGGGCCTGGCCCTCACCTTCCACGGCGCCGCCGGCCAGAGCTTCGGTGCCTTCGTGCTCCAGGGCATGGACCTGCGCCTGGTGGGGGAGGCCAACGATTACGTGGGCAAGGGCATCAACGGCGGCCGCATCACCGTGGTGCCTCCGGCCGGTGTCACCGATCCCGGTGACCAGGTGATCCTGGGCAACACCTGTCTGTATGGCGCCACCGGCGGCGAGCTGTTCGCCCTCGGCCGGGCCGGTGAACGCTTTGCCGTGCGCAACAGCGGTGCCCGCACCGTGGTGGAGGGGGTTGGCGACCACTGCTGTGAGTACATGACCGGCGGCGTGGTGGTGGTCCTGGGCGGCACCGGCCGCAATGTGGCCGCCGGCATGACCGGCGGCGTGGCCTTCCTGCTCGATGAGAGCGGTGGCCTGGCCGCCCGCCTCAATCCGGAGTCGGTGGAGCTGGTGCCCCTCACCACCCCCGAGCAGGAAGCGCTGCTGCGGCCCCTGCTGGAGGCCCATCTGCAGGCCACCGGCAGCACCACGGCGGCGGCGATCCTGGCCGACTGGCCCACCTGGAAGGGACGCTTCCAGGTGCTGGTGCCCCCCAGCGAGAAGGCCGCCGTGGGGCTGGCCGAACGGGAAGCGGTGGCGGCCTGAGTCGGGCCTGCGGGTCAGGCTCAGAAGTCGTCGTAGACCTGCTTGAACGACGCAAAGGTGTCGTCGTTGTTCATGCCGGCCACGGCGATCGATGCGGCACCCAGATGGGTGCTGCAGCTGATCGAGAGGGCCATGGGAAGGCTGGCGTGGTCGGCGTAGATGGAACGGCTCTTGCCGGTGCCAATCACCTGGACATCGTCGGTGAAACCGTTCTTGCTGGCCACCTTCTTGGCGTTGTCCACGCAGGCCATCAGGTCGTTCACCCCAAGCACCACATCCGAATAGACGTGCGGAACAGCCAGGGCAGGCTCCCCTGGTGCCAGCAGGCCCACCAGCAGGCCGAGGGAGGCGAGTTTGCTCATGACCGAACCAGGGGGCGGCGATGTCCCAATCCTGCATCCGGGTCCGGTTCTGATCAGCGGGGGTGCTCGCGCATCAGGCGCCGTACCTCGCCGGCGTGGTAGCTGCTTCGGGTGAGCGGACTGCTCACCACCTGCAGGAAGCCCAGCTCGGTTTCGCCGTGGCGGCGGAAGTCTTCGAACACCTCAGGGGAGACGAAGCGCTGCACCGGCAGGTGTTTGGGACCGGGGGAGAGGTACTGGCCAATCGTGACGATGTCGACGGCGTGGGCGCGCAGATCGGCCATCACCGCCTGCACCTCGGCGTCGTTTTCACCCAGGCCCACCATCAACCCTGATTTGGTGTAAGTGCGCGGCCAGCCCTCCCGCACCCGGCGCAGCAGCTCCAGCGAGCGTTCGTACACCCCCTGGGGCCGCACCTGCCGGTAGAGCCGGGGCACGGTTTCGATGTTGTGGTTGAGCACCTCCGGCGCCGCCGCCATCACCACCGCCAGGGCCTCCCAGGTGCCGCAAAGATCCGGCAGCAGCACCTCGATCGTGGTCAGGGGCGCGTTGCGGCGCACAGCCTCGATGC
This portion of the Cyanobium sp. AMD-g genome encodes:
- the rpsG gene encoding 30S ribosomal protein S7, with amino-acid sequence MSRRNAAEKRPVLPDPQFNSRLASMIVARLMKHGKKSTAQRILSDAFTLINERTGADPLDLFETAVRNATPLVEVRARRVGGATYQVPMEVRQERGTAMALRWLVNFSRARNGRSMAQKLAGELMDAANEAGSAVRKREETHKMAEANKAFAHYRY
- the rpsL gene encoding 30S ribosomal protein S12; protein product: MPTIQQLIRTERQRLTRKTKSPALRACPERRGVCTRVYTSTPKKPNSALRKVARVRLTSGFEVTAYIPGIGHNLQEHSVVLIRGGRVKDLPGVRYHIIRGTLDTSGVKDRRQSRSKYGAKTPKA
- a CDS encoding AIR synthase produces the protein MPRGHSLRLTPAAAAELCRQAAVAGTPGLMHLELLEGACEAWAIRLRPGHLAGTPVARADGITLYSPAGQLPLLQGLQLDYRGDLSGGGFLVRPGPGVRSCACGAAFSRET
- a CDS encoding phosphodiester glycosidase family protein: MARTLPITLVLLALIGGPRVTEAAPPPMLPALPELDPPSRRRPEPVRLAPSAEIGGTRLELNGRRQQAAWRWGGQDPRQPQALWLPLEVLEGQLGFSSRSRPDGALALEWFGRELVVPASQQRSLADEVAVDVAVILQNVGVAAERRGDLLDLRLPPPRLLQVRSSEQAGFRRVVLDLDGPTLVRSSSDGGVQLALLSRADQLAQLTARGLRSGADGADLNLSVPGGTAPLRLFTLGEPARVVIDLPLSGTTGTAATPPTAPAPIDPRLLALLGPQLRWDQQVRAVGGTRVQINAVRVDPRNGPLELRTLSRPDGMAGLSSLAALAQRQDALVAINGGFFNRVRRLPLGALRDQGRWLSGPILNRGAVGWDPRSLPRFGRLRLDEWISDDRGQRWPLLTVNSGYAQRGLSRYTADWGRLYQALTGSEMGVMLSGGRVQRRIGSQELAAGVPLRPGDTLVVARAGAVLPWNEGESLRLESRPSDPVGNAGSVMGGGPLLLQNGRIVLNGSAEGFGDAFLRQGAPRTVVGSDGTLLWLVTLEGAGGGPGPTLAETAWLLQQLGLVDALNLDGGSSTGLVMGGSHRVKGRGVAGSVHNGLGLVPVGGGAATTGLGPTSQRLAN
- the gltB gene encoding glutamate synthase large subunit, whose amino-acid sequence is MSSSAPLWPHRDSSSPGPGETDACGVGFLAHLDGVPNHWVLQQALRGLRCMEHRGGCGGDGDSGDGAGLLTAIPWSYLEAVWPAAAASTAMVRGLGMLFLPADEERRDQARRICDEEAERLGLLSLGWREVPIVPEVLGPLARENAPAIEQWLLAAPDAVPGVMADVDALESLLFRLRRRAVDRVREVWGADTTDLYFASISGRTVVYKGMVRSEVLDAFYADLRDERFSVAFAVYHRRFSTNTLPRWPLAQPMRLLGHNGEINTLLGNINWARAAESHLEAVWGDAARDLRPLVNAAFSDSANLDATLELMVRSGRPITDSLLTLVPEAFRDQPELDERPAIKAFYEYSACLQEPWDGPALLVFSDGRMVGATLDRNGLRPARYCITSDGYVVMGSETGVVELEESRIIEKGRLGPGQMLAVDLEQHRLLRNWDVKEETAARLPYAGWLLDHRRSLPPGAWQTQNSLGDLELLQQQTAFGFTAEDLDLVIEDMAGQGKEPTYCMGDDIPLAVLSSKPHLLYDYFKQRFAQVTNPPIDPLREKLVMSLEMHLGRRGSALRPDASGAAVLHLTSPVLNEAELHELGSFGLGLTTLSTLLPVASGPDGLEQALHRLCFEAEAAVRSGIQILVLSDRPDGGISAGTTAIPPLLGVGAVHHHLLRLGLRLQCSLVVDTAQCWSTHHLACLIGYGASAVCPWLTWETTRHWLAHPRTQSMIERGKLPPLDADKAQANVRKALEEGLRKILSKIGISLLASYHGAQIFEAIGIGADLIDLAFTGTTSRVAGLSLHDLASETLAFHAKAYPELNRTKLEFMGFVQYRTGGEFHLNNPDMSKALHAAVAAGPGYDHFSTYRTLLENRPVTALRDLLELRPAPVPLPIEQVESVESICSRFCTGGMSLGALSREAHEVLAVAMNRIGGKSNCGEGGEDPARYHPLHDVDGEGHSPTLPTLRGLQNGDSACSAIKQIASGRFGVTPAYLRSGRQLEIKVAQGAKPGEGGQLPGPKVDAYIAWLRNSKPGVALISPPPHHDIYSIEDLAQLIHDLHQVNPAARVSVKLVAEIGIGTIAAGVAKANADVIQISGHDGGTGASPLSSIKHAGSPWELGLTEVHRSLLENGLRDRVLLRADGGLKSGWDVLIAALLGAEEYGFGSVAMIAEGCIMARVCHTNNCPVGVATQKEALRKRFTGLPEHVVNFFVFVAEEVRQLLSVLGVARLEDLIGRTDLLAHRAVRLTKTSALDLSCLLDPIPAAADRVWLRHDDVAHDNGPVLEDALLADPEVRAAIDAHGHVVRQLPIVNTDRSVGARLSGEIAALYGNTGFQGGLALTFHGAAGQSFGAFVLQGMDLRLVGEANDYVGKGINGGRITVVPPAGVTDPGDQVILGNTCLYGATGGELFALGRAGERFAVRNSGARTVVEGVGDHCCEYMTGGVVVVLGGTGRNVAAGMTGGVAFLLDESGGLAARLNPESVELVPLTTPEQEALLRPLLEAHLQATGSTTAAAILADWPTWKGRFQVLVPPSEKAAVGLAEREAVAA
- the lipA gene encoding lipoyl synthase, with amino-acid sequence MTLSDPRPAPAKPPWLRVKAPQRERIGAVADLLVDLKLNTVCQEASCPNIGECFAGGTATFLIMGPGCTRACPYCDIDFDRSVRALDPTEPERLGEAVRRLGLSHVVITSVNRDDLADGGASQFVACIEAVRRNAPLTTIEVLLPDLCGTWEALAVVMAAAPEVLNHNIETVPRLYRQVRPQGVYERSLELLRRVREGWPRTYTKSGLMVGLGENDAEVQAVMADLRAHAVDIVTIGQYLSPGPKHLPVQRFVSPEVFEDFRRHGETELGFLQVVSSPLTRSSYHAGEVRRLMREHPR